One window of Magallana gigas chromosome 2, xbMagGiga1.1, whole genome shotgun sequence genomic DNA carries:
- the LOC105329414 gene encoding olfactory receptor 1468, with protein MDAEVETNQSLSQLSWTSVGVKDLYGSLLIIISVFILTINGLLLFVIYSSKYLHRRQNAFVVSLAISDILNGFVEGPFFAHITLNRPEQLPPHACVFVFFVNHYTKASVSFSLMALCIERCLAVSVPLKYQSIVTNRSCAITIILIWIVSAFFTALPLLRDRIVYDKDNMACTFEGHNRRYTLDTIILYIVFSRLIPTFVILVCMTTTLDKARSRFKFSTIIAAVPFAAIPVAYPLNLKKITIKALRSLLYLSIIFSVLTIVCCASGIQRAIRNDNFPPVYEMILEFISLSYYFITPVIILIFNRQYQNRIVSLFCKRCVRTNRVEQDPSPQPT; from the coding sequence ATGGATGCGGAAGTAGAGACCAACCAAAGCTTATCTCAATTAAGCTGGACATCAGTGGGGGTAAAGGACTTATATGGAAGCCTTCTTATAATCATCTCTGTATTTATTCTGACAATCAACGGATTACTCCTCTTTGTTATATATTCATCAAAGTATCTGCATCGTCGACAGAACGCTTTTGTGGTATCTTTAGCAATCAGTGATATCCTGAATGGATTTGTCGAGGGTCCTTTCTTTGCTCACATAACGTTAAACCGTCCCGAGCAGCTCCCACCTCATGCttgtgtttttgtattttttgttaacCATTACACCAAGGCCTCAGTATCCTTTAGTCTGATGGCACTGTGCATAGAACGGTGTCTGGCAGTATCTGTGCCCCTCAAGTACCAGTCCATAGTCACCAACCGTTCCTGTGCCATCACTATCATCTTAATCTGGATCGTATCAGCATTTTTCACAGCATTACCTTTATTGCGGGACAGAATAGTCTACGACAAAGACAACATGGCTTGCACATTTGAAGGACATAACCGCAGGTATACCTTAGATACAATCATCTTGTACATAGTGTTTTCGAGACTGATTCCAACGTTTGTGATTCTGGTTTGCATGACAACGACCCTCGATAAAGCCCGAAGCCgattcaaattttcaacaatCATAGCAGCCGTGCCATTTGCAGCAATCCCAGTGGCGTACCCCCtgaatttgaagaaaataacCATAAAAGCCCTCCGGTCTCTTTTGTATTTGTCTATTATTTTTTCCGTGCTTACCATCGTCTGTTGTGCTTCAGGGATTCAACGCGCAATTCGGAACGACAATTTCCCGCCAGTGTACGaaatgattttagaattcatttCTTTGTCGTATTACTTCATTACCCCAGTGataattcttatttttaacAGACAATACCAAAATAGGATTGTTTCTCTGTTTTGCAAGAGATGTGTCCGGACTAATAGGGTTGAGCAGGATCCATCTCCACAGCCCACGTGA